A stretch of DNA from Chrysiogenia bacterium:
ACGCCGACCTCGGTCCTGCCCTCGCCCATCAGGTCGGCGTCGTGGCAGGTGGCGCACATGGACTCGTAGCTCTGAAGCACCATGTGCTCCTGATCGGCGTCGGGGCTGTGGCAGTCGGCGCAACGGAACTGCGCTCCGGCCTCCTTGAAGTGCTTGAACTCGTGCTCGGTGTGCTGGAATACCAGCCGGGTGCGCCGCTCGTAACCGAAGTCCCCAAGATCGGGGTGGCCCTTGCCGAAGCTCTCGAACACGGCGCTGTGGCAGCTCTGGCACTGGTTGTTGTCCAGCGCGGTGAGCGCGAAGTCGCGTCCCTGGTGCTCGCGGTGACAGGTCGCGCAGGCCACCTGCCCCATGGCGTCCATGGGCGGGCCCATCATCGAATTGGCCGCGCTCTCACCCAGGTGGGCTTTCGCCTCGCGGGTCAGGCGCTCGAGGTCCTCTGCCGGCAGGGCGTGGGGATTGAGCGCCGCGTCGCCCCAGTTGTGGCAGGCGCCGCACTTCTTCGATTCGAGCATCTCCACCTGCGAGGCGGCGAGCCCCGCGTGAAGCTCTTTGACCTGCTGCTCGTCGTAGACGTGACACTTCGAGCACTGCTGGCTCATCACCGCGTGGTGCTGGCTCATCTCACCGGGGCGCACAAAGGACTTGCCCAGCGGCCCGGCCAGCAGACCGACGCCGAGCGCGGCCAGCAGCACGCTCACCACCAGGGTCACCTTGCGCAGGGAATTTGCATCCATCGCGCTACCCCATCCACCAGGCCAGCAGGCCGTGGGCGTGCATCAGGATTCCGTGGATCAGCGCGAAGCCCACAAGCGCCCAGGTCAGCGAGAGGTGCACGTAGCGCCAGGCGGGAACGGCCTGCTCCCCCTCGGCGGCGGGGGCCGCGCGGCGCCCGACAATCCCGCTCAGCGAGACTGCCACAAAGAGCAGCGCCAGCAGGATCTCGAACCCGCCATCGGGCAGGCCGAAGTTCATGTGAGCGACAAAGAGCGCGAGGGCGACAATCCCGAGGCCCGCATGGGCGCGCGCCAGGAGGGTTCCCGGAAGACAAAGCGCCAGCGCAAGCAGCAGGACCATCAGGACCCAGCCGCTGGCATAGGAAGTATTGCGAAGAGATGCGCTGAAATGGGAGTTTGCCAGCCAGAAGACAAGCAGGAGCCCGGCGAGGGCTGCGAGTTCAATCCCCCCGCTCCTTGTCTTCCCCATTGCTTCCTACTCCCTGGCTTTACCCTTGTATTGATCTTTCGTGGGGAGCAAAGAGTCAATGGCTGCCAGCTCGGAACCATCGGATCGGGCAAGAAAATCGCGGGCGGCCTTGCCGACCTTGTCGGCGGCGCCCTGAAGCGCTTTCGCGTTTCCGGGAGCGACCTGAATGCCGTTTACCGCCGCGTTCATGGCAGCAACCTCGGCAATGGCGGCTTTGTCCTGAATCTGCGCGAGCGCGGTCTTCGCGTGCTCGACGCGCGCGGCCATGGCATCGAAGTAAGTGCCCTTCCCGCTCGCTCGCGCCGCGGCGCGCAGACTGTATTCGAGGTCCAGCGCGCGGCCAGTGACATAGAAGAGTCGCAGGCGCTCGGGACTCGCGGGCTCATTCATCTTCCCGTCGGTGGCCAGGTAGTTGTGGCGCACCTCGCCCTGGGTCCAGGCAACGAGCTCAATGTCGCTGCCGGTGGGATGGCCGCCCACTTCGACGATCTTCTGGTCGCCCACCACGTGGCAGTGGTAGCAGTGGGAGGTCAGCCGGTAGAGATCCTCGGAGTGGTTCATCCCCGCGGCCGCGCTCTTTTCAAAGCGCATCTTGCGGTGAGCTGGGGTCTCGGTCTCGCGGGTGATGTCCATGCCCCCGTAGTCGTCGTGAATCTTGACCCAGTCTTTGGCAGCGCCGTGGCAGCTCTCGCAGGAGACGCCGTATTTTGCACGCACGCGGCCCGACTGAACCTGCGTGGTGTAGTGGCAGGTGGCGCACCGCGGTTCTGCCTTGATGCGGCGGATGCCCAGTTTGTCGGCGATGGCTTTGGCCTCGTCCGTGCGGTGGAGCTCGGCAAAGCTCGTGGAGTGCTCGCTCTCCATCCAGGCATCGACGGCGGCCTGGTGGCACTCGCCGCAACTGTCGGCCCCCAGGTAGCGCGCGGCCACTTCGGGTTTGAACGGGCCCTCCTCGTCGGAGTGGGCGCCGGCCAACATCCGCCCGCCGGCCAGCATGAGCGGCAGGCCGCAACAGAGCGCCAGCAGCGCCTGCTTCCATGAGAATCCGGTTGTCAGGTGAGTGCGGGAACCCATCGTCGCCTGTCACAAACTTGAGAATTCGCCCGAGCTGTTTGTCTGATCTTCTAAGTAGCGTCGCGCTGCCTGATTCGCAACAGTTAAGGACAGAAAACTTTATGATTTCGGCTGGTTGTGCGCCACGTCACGCCCGCTTTGTCCTACAATTTGAGGACCAGTTCGACCCGTCCGCCGTAGTTTCGCGTCGGTGAGATCGGCGTGGGCTGCTCCAGCCATGTGTAGAAGGCATCGCCGCGCAGGATGAAGCGGGTCCAGATCGCCTGCTGCAGCCGGATTCCGACCGCCATCTGCCCGCGCTTGTTCCCGTCGGTGGCCTGCCGTCCGCCCACTTCCAGAATGATCTGCCGGCGGATGCTGCCGGGGAAAATCTGAACGCCCAGCGCGCCGCCGGCCGCGCGCCAGGGGTTGTCGCTGAGCGCCGAGCCGTAGCGCCCCAGCCCCACGGCGGCAAAGAGAATCCCCACCCTGCCGAGCGGCCCGCCGCGATCGGGGCCGCGGGCGGCCGAGATATATTCGTTGATACCCCAGAAACCGTTCAGATAGATGAAGTTGTTCGAGTGGTGGAAGGTCCAGGCCAGCTCGGCAAAGAGCAGCGTGCCGCGCGAGATGGCCGTGGTCTCCATCTCCGTGGGGATCGAGGTATTCACCCGGAAGGTCGTGTTGAGTAGTCCGATGCGCTGCGTGGCGCTGATGCCGCCATAAAATGAATCGATGTAGGCGCTGCGTTTTTGTGCTTTCACAAAGACCGCATCGATGGCGATGGTGCTCCAGGGGAAGTCGGTTTCGGTAAAGAGGCCGAAGAGCTGGGCGTCGTGCTCGCGCAGGTTGTTGCCGCGATGCACTTCGTTCCAGCCCCACACCGCCGTTACGCGAAAATTCGATGTCCCCGGCGGGCGCAGTGTGTTGCGAATGAGCCCCACGGCATCGATGGTGTCGTCGATAAGCATGCCGTCCTGGATCAGGAAGGGCTGACGCCCCACGGAAAAACCGAAATCCCAGATGCCCGAGTCGTCGGGGTCAAGAATGGGAAAGAGCTCACCGATGTCGCCTTCCATGAAGAGCGTTTCAATGCGGTCGTTGCCCACCGCGTCCCAGCCGCGCGTGGCCTTGGGCGTGAATTCGTAGCGTGTGAATCGCCCGTCCCGGTCCAGAGGGCGAAAACCGATGAGCACGCGCTCGGTTCCGGTCAGGAACAGATTGGCGAACACGTCGAAGCGCTGGGCCCACTCGCTGTTGCGCACGGCGCCGGTGTCGTGAAACTGCACGGCGGTACGATAGGTCCCGAAGAGCTGCAGGCTCGGATTCCACACCGCACCGGTGGGAAGCTTCCAGCCCTGCCCGATTTCCGAGGGGCTCAGGAAGGGATCACCGAACTCGATGGGCGGCGGCGTATTGTGCGGGATTTCCTGGATCGGGGTGTGCTCGTCCTCGATCCGGCTCGGGGAATTTTCCAGGTGACTGTAATCGTAAGGATCTTCGGGCGCTTTCTCGATCTCTTCGGCATGGGCCACGCCGCCGATAGTCGCAAGCAACAGCGCCCCCGCCACGAGGAGCCCACGCCACGGGTCTCGCGGCCATTCAAAAGTCATCTCAAAGAATTTCACTTGCGCGTGAGCTGCCTTCCCGCTCCGACT
This window harbors:
- a CDS encoding DUF4405 domain-containing protein, producing the protein MGKTRSGGIELAALAGLLLVFWLANSHFSASLRNTSYASGWVLMVLLLALALCLPGTLLARAHAGLGIVALALFVAHMNFGLPDGGFEILLALLFVAVSLSGIVGRRAAPAAEGEQAVPAWRYVHLSLTWALVGFALIHGILMHAHGLLAWWMG